A genome region from Sphingobacteriaceae bacterium GW460-11-11-14-LB5 includes the following:
- a CDS encoding RagB/SusD family nutrient uptake outer membrane protein, protein MYSYIKNNLIARAAVCTMLTIMLMAGISCKKALDQSSTQVSPENLQWTSINDSRSALMGVYGLFRSALANNYAQWVYGDLRFGDFSSYNRPDLDAAIRNQLNASFPMIKDLADWRRFYAVINSAAVFIEHAPAVVKADPKYSQANLVLDIAQVRALRALAYFYLVRIWGDVPLVTYAYDNGTFPAIGRTSATTVLDYAQRELQAAAIDLPYYYGVSPQTYYGFNQSNWTGVLLNKVSAYAILAHMSAWQGNYVNTDVYAGLVMDNAAKAGITASSIGYLTAANGIFQGRQPAQLVAFGAIDFNGESSGAGHLEDLTLAQPFVARVKPQIFVSRDTLSSIFTDAYDFRFGTDTLAKTFWTNYITGYNSSTPVFSKIKVIRDGVSDGSYPVFGSAMLISRLEDIQLLRAEAMAALNRRDEAIRYLNLIRQNRGVPLFLQTSTANIVDAIFAERRRELMGEGWRWYDLIRYHKIRQKDTAFSRLIQTGGIYWPVSTSVLSANSLIQQNPYWK, encoded by the coding sequence ATGTATTCCTATATAAAAAATAATCTGATAGCGAGAGCGGCTGTATGTACAATGCTCACCATAATGCTGATGGCGGGAATATCCTGCAAGAAAGCACTTGACCAGTCCTCAACACAGGTTTCGCCTGAAAACCTGCAATGGACCTCGATTAACGACAGTAGGTCTGCGTTGATGGGCGTATATGGCCTTTTTCGTTCAGCACTTGCCAATAACTATGCACAATGGGTTTATGGCGATCTGCGCTTCGGAGATTTCAGTTCTTACAATAGGCCTGATCTGGATGCCGCTATCAGGAATCAACTGAATGCTTCATTTCCAATGATCAAAGATTTGGCTGACTGGCGTCGTTTTTATGCCGTGATTAACAGTGCGGCCGTATTTATTGAGCATGCACCAGCCGTGGTTAAGGCCGATCCTAAATATTCGCAGGCCAACCTGGTTCTCGATATTGCGCAGGTCCGTGCGCTTCGGGCCCTGGCTTATTTTTATCTGGTAAGGATTTGGGGTGATGTACCATTAGTAACCTATGCTTATGATAATGGTACATTTCCGGCGATAGGCCGTACAAGTGCGACAACAGTTTTAGACTACGCTCAAAGGGAATTACAGGCCGCAGCAATCGATCTGCCTTATTATTATGGCGTTTCACCACAAACTTATTATGGTTTTAATCAGTCAAATTGGACGGGCGTATTGCTCAATAAAGTTTCAGCCTACGCGATTCTGGCTCACATGTCTGCCTGGCAGGGCAATTATGTAAATACCGATGTTTATGCCGGGCTGGTTATGGACAATGCCGCTAAAGCAGGCATCACTGCCTCTTCTATAGGCTATCTTACCGCAGCTAACGGCATATTTCAAGGTCGTCAGCCTGCACAACTTGTGGCCTTCGGCGCAATAGATTTTAATGGAGAATCCAGCGGTGCAGGCCACCTGGAAGATCTCACGCTTGCCCAGCCTTTTGTGGCGCGGGTGAAGCCACAGATTTTTGTGAGCAGAGATACTTTGAGCAGCATCTTTACCGACGCTTATGATTTTCGTTTTGGCACGGATACCCTGGCCAAAACATTCTGGACAAATTATATTACAGGTTATAACAGTAGCACTCCGGTTTTCAGTAAGATAAAAGTGATTAGAGATGGTGTATCAGATGGTAGTTATCCGGTTTTCGGGTCGGCAATGCTTATTTCACGCCTGGAGGATATACAGCTTTTGCGGGCAGAGGCAATGGCTGCCCTCAACCGCCGGGATGAAGCAATCAGGTATCTGAATCTGATCCGGCAAAACCGAGGGGTGCCCTTATTTTTACAAACATCAACAGCAAATATTGTAGATGCCATATTTGCCGAGCGCCGGCGCGAACTAATGGGCGAAGGCTGGAGGTGGTATGACCTCATCCGCTATCATAAAATCCGCCAAAAGGATACAGCCTTCAGCAGACTTATTCAAACGGGCGGAATTTATTGGCCGGTTTCAACCAGTGTTTTATCGGCTAACAGCCTTATTCAGCAAAACCCTTATTGGAAATAA